A region of Hydrogenimonas cancrithermarum DNA encodes the following proteins:
- a CDS encoding TonB-dependent receptor plug domain-containing protein, which translates to MKFAKGFKGRYFSLAAIAATVSCVHLHAQNTQAIQLEKIIVSAANTEQEEDDVTEDVTVITADEIQERGYQTLKDALASVPGISFTSNGGFGQPTSLYLRGMNSNNTLVLIDGIRANDVTGLNGAQFEHYLLDNVERIEVIKGSQSGIWGADASAGVINIITKYPKKKTISFALKGGAYNTKQLSLAFGNKIGAFDFFFSLDHFDTDGFSAAEPGRSSPDYGKRGDDLGWEEDPYKNTTYSLKTGYDLSSHDRLEASATILNATVHFDAAGGVDAEDLDDPFGYGPTSYVNDIKNRYFNINYQRTDERNKARIFYNVSTFNRSQYGGYSGHTKEFGLSDRFDYTKDDFVQGGIGYQKFHQGDSAGIDLGKKYDNRYLFATNYNRFFDSETILSETVRYDNYSAFDNKLTYKIGLKQYISTDLYISGNYGTGYNAPSLYQLYSFYGNRNLKPEKSRGYDLSIGYKGIKICYFRQSVEDLIDFYYDYSTYTGYYFNADGTSKFEGIEANYSQGFFDLLSVNLGYTHLLKAEDNEGNDLYRRAKDSFSYALTWYPTDAHSIDINGYYVGERYDSAFNPVQTGKYNVTNVALRHNFAKGFTGEIEVRNLFDRFYQEVDGYGTAGRSIYVGISAKY; encoded by the coding sequence ATGAAATTTGCCAAAGGTTTCAAAGGCAGATACTTTTCTCTTGCTGCCATCGCCGCGACAGTCAGTTGCGTACACCTGCATGCGCAAAATACCCAGGCGATTCAGCTTGAGAAAATTATCGTATCTGCCGCGAATACGGAACAAGAGGAAGATGACGTTACCGAAGATGTAACGGTCATTACCGCAGACGAAATTCAGGAGCGTGGCTATCAAACGCTCAAAGATGCGCTCGCATCGGTTCCTGGGATCTCTTTCACTTCCAACGGCGGCTTTGGCCAACCCACTTCCCTTTATCTTCGAGGAATGAACTCCAACAACACGCTCGTTTTGATCGATGGCATACGCGCCAACGATGTCACCGGACTCAATGGTGCGCAGTTTGAACACTATCTTCTCGACAATGTCGAACGTATCGAAGTGATCAAGGGATCCCAAAGCGGTATATGGGGTGCGGATGCCAGTGCGGGTGTGATCAATATCATCACCAAATATCCCAAGAAAAAGACGATTTCATTCGCCTTGAAGGGTGGTGCGTACAATACCAAACAGCTGAGTCTTGCATTTGGAAACAAAATCGGGGCATTTGATTTTTTCTTTTCACTCGACCATTTTGATACGGACGGTTTTTCCGCTGCAGAACCGGGCAGAAGTTCTCCCGATTATGGAAAGCGCGGAGATGACTTGGGTTGGGAAGAGGATCCTTACAAAAATACGACGTACAGCCTGAAAACGGGTTACGATCTTTCGTCACACGACCGCCTCGAAGCATCGGCGACGATTTTGAATGCGACGGTCCATTTCGATGCAGCCGGCGGTGTGGATGCGGAAGATCTGGACGATCCCTTCGGATACGGGCCCACATCGTATGTCAACGACATAAAAAACCGCTATTTCAATATCAATTACCAACGCACGGACGAGCGAAACAAGGCTAGGATATTTTACAATGTTTCGACATTCAACCGCAGTCAGTATGGTGGTTATAGCGGGCATACGAAAGAGTTTGGACTGAGCGATCGGTTCGATTATACGAAAGATGACTTCGTGCAAGGTGGCATCGGATATCAAAAATTCCATCAAGGTGATTCGGCAGGCATCGATCTTGGAAAGAAGTATGACAATCGATACCTTTTTGCTACCAATTACAACCGTTTCTTCGACAGCGAAACCATTCTGTCGGAAACCGTGCGCTACGATAACTACAGTGCTTTCGACAACAAACTGACATATAAAATAGGATTGAAGCAGTATATAAGCACCGATTTGTACATAAGTGGTAACTATGGAACGGGGTACAACGCTCCGTCACTCTATCAGCTCTACAGTTTTTATGGCAACCGAAACCTAAAGCCCGAAAAGAGTAGAGGATATGATCTGAGTATCGGTTACAAAGGGATAAAAATCTGTTATTTCCGCCAATCGGTGGAGGATCTGATCGACTTTTATTACGATTATAGTACTTACACAGGGTACTATTTCAACGCGGATGGCACGTCTAAATTCGAGGGAATCGAGGCGAACTATTCGCAAGGGTTTTTCGATCTGCTTTCTGTCAATCTCGGATATACCCATCTGCTCAAAGCCGAAGACAACGAGGGCAACGATCTCTATCGACGTGCAAAAGATTCGTTCAGTTATGCATTGACGTGGTATCCGACCGATGCGCATTCTATTGATATAAATGGGTATTATGTCGGTGAACGCTATGACAGTGCATTCAATCCGGTTCAGACCGGTAAGTACAACGTGACGAATGTTGCACTTCGCCACAACTTCGCCAAGGGCTTTACGGGTGAAATCGAAGTGCGCAATCTCTTCGACCGCTTCTACCAGGAAGTTGACGGTTACGGTACGGCCGGCCGATCTATCTATGTAGGTATCAGCGCGAAATATTGA
- the lpxD gene encoding UDP-3-O-(3-hydroxymyristoyl)glucosamine N-acyltransferase, with protein sequence MRLSELARELEIEFSGEDREISGIGTLSGATPSQISFLDNPKYLKDLATTNAAAVLISSKHASKVPEGTIALIDEEPYLKLAMASRFFAPKPMKEEGAEPKIGEACIIGENVAFGKDVVIGDRVTIMPGAYVGDDVEIGDDTLIYPNVTIYHQCKIGKRCIVHAGTVIGSDGYGFAHTKAGKHVKLYQLGNVVIEDDVEIGANCAIDRGALESTLIKEGTKIDNLVHVAHNCEIGEYCLITGQVGLSGSTKLGRNVVMGGQSGTAGHLEIGPFATIAARGGVTKSIAGGKVYAGFPLMEHKKWLKLNATLSRLLEKKT encoded by the coding sequence ATGAGACTGAGCGAGCTTGCCCGTGAACTCGAAATAGAGTTTTCGGGTGAGGATCGTGAAATTTCCGGTATCGGAACGTTAAGCGGTGCGACGCCCTCGCAGATCAGCTTTCTCGACAACCCAAAGTATCTCAAAGACCTTGCAACCACCAATGCAGCAGCCGTCCTGATCTCTTCCAAGCATGCTTCGAAAGTACCGGAAGGCACCATTGCACTGATCGATGAAGAACCCTATCTCAAGTTGGCGATGGCGAGCCGTTTTTTTGCGCCGAAGCCGATGAAAGAGGAGGGTGCCGAGCCGAAAATCGGAGAAGCGTGCATCATCGGGGAAAATGTGGCATTCGGAAAAGATGTCGTTATCGGCGACCGTGTGACGATCATGCCTGGTGCCTATGTCGGTGACGATGTGGAAATCGGTGACGATACGCTGATCTATCCCAATGTGACGATCTATCATCAGTGCAAAATCGGAAAGCGATGTATCGTTCATGCCGGAACCGTCATAGGAAGCGACGGATACGGCTTCGCCCACACCAAAGCGGGCAAACATGTCAAACTCTATCAGCTCGGCAATGTCGTGATCGAAGACGATGTGGAAATCGGTGCCAACTGTGCCATCGACAGGGGGGCGCTCGAATCGACCTTGATCAAAGAGGGTACGAAGATCGACAACCTTGTGCATGTAGCGCACAACTGCGAAATCGGCGAATATTGTCTCATTACGGGCCAGGTAGGACTTTCCGGTTCGACGAAGCTGGGACGGAACGTCGTGATGGGAGGTCAAAGCGGTACAGCGGGCCATCTGGAGATCGGCCCCTTTGCCACGATCGCCGCAAGAGGGGGTGTGACCAAGTCGATAGCCGGCGGAAAAGTCTATGCCGGTTTCCCTCTGATGGAGCATAAAAAGTGGCTCAAACTCAATGCCACGCTTTCAAGACTTCTCGAAAAAAAAACGTGA
- the ilvN gene encoding acetolactate synthase small subunit, which yields MMKVERRVISVIVQNEHSVLARITGLFAARGYNIEALTVAPIPDSNMSRLTIETKGNVRVIEQIIKQLHKLIPTFKVIEHEEMVEKEMVLMKFPINESLANIQALCEAYNGGIVNVSSQHIITMIADEPKRVKHFIEAAQRFHPVEIVRGGVVAMERE from the coding sequence ATGATGAAAGTCGAAAGAAGAGTAATTTCCGTAATCGTTCAAAACGAGCACAGTGTCCTCGCCCGCATCACAGGTCTTTTCGCCGCCCGCGGCTACAACATCGAAGCGTTGACCGTCGCGCCGATTCCCGACAGCAATATGTCGCGGCTGACGATCGAGACGAAGGGGAATGTCCGGGTCATCGAACAGATTATCAAGCAGCTTCACAAGCTGATTCCCACCTTCAAAGTGATCGAGCACGAAGAGATGGTCGAAAAAGAGATGGTGCTGATGAAGTTTCCGATCAACGAGTCGCTGGCAAACATTCAGGCGCTTTGCGAAGCCTATAACGGCGGCATCGTGAATGTCAGCAGCCAGCACATCATCACGATGATCGCCGACGAACCCAAGCGTGTCAAACACTTTATCGAAGCGGCGCAGCGGTTTCATCCCGTAGAGATCGTCAGAGGCGGCGTCGTTGCGATGGAGCGTGAATGA
- a CDS encoding acetolactate synthase large subunit — MEMTGAQMVIEAMKLEGVDTVFGYPGGAIMNVYDELYKQNDFKHILTRHEQAAVHAAEGYARATGKVGVAFVTSGPGFTNAVTGLATAYMDSIPLVVISGQVPITLIGTDAFQEIDATGISRSCTKHNYLVRSAKELPHILKEAFYLANSGRPGPVHVDIPKDVTAELAKFEYPTHVEIPTYKPTTKGNVRQIKKAAEAICNAKRPVFYLGGGIIHSGSADLVREFVAATQIPAVETLMARGVLDHDDPLLLGMVGMHGSYQANMAMSEADLMIALGPRFDDRVTGKLSEFGKHAKIIHVDIDPSSIGKLVDVDYPIVGDLKEVLDVMIPKVKECVDPDKYQAWREILKRYNEIHPLTYEDSDKVLKPQWVIERVGQLLGDKAVISTDVGQHQMWTAQFYPFSFPRQFITSGGLGTMGFGFPAAMGVKRARPDMISVNFTGDGSILMNIQELVTAVESRLPVINIILNNHYLGMVRQWQTFFYDKRYAETDLSFQPDFVRLAEACGGIGYRVETKEEFDEALKDAVDKGVVAMIDVIVDRDENVLPMVPSGGTLYNMMLEYKD, encoded by the coding sequence ATGGAGATGACCGGTGCACAGATGGTGATCGAAGCGATGAAGCTTGAGGGGGTCGATACGGTATTCGGCTACCCCGGCGGCGCCATCATGAACGTCTACGACGAACTCTACAAACAAAACGACTTCAAACACATATTGACACGCCATGAGCAGGCGGCAGTCCATGCAGCGGAAGGCTACGCCAGGGCAACCGGCAAGGTCGGTGTGGCATTCGTCACCAGCGGCCCCGGGTTCACCAATGCGGTGACGGGCCTCGCAACGGCCTATATGGATTCCATTCCCCTTGTCGTCATCAGCGGTCAGGTCCCGATCACGCTGATCGGAACCGATGCGTTTCAGGAGATCGATGCGACGGGTATCAGCCGCTCTTGTACGAAACACAACTATCTCGTACGAAGCGCCAAGGAGCTTCCACACATTCTGAAAGAGGCGTTCTATCTCGCCAACAGCGGACGTCCGGGACCGGTTCATGTCGATATTCCCAAAGATGTCACGGCGGAACTGGCGAAGTTCGAGTATCCGACCCATGTCGAGATACCGACCTACAAACCGACAACCAAAGGCAATGTCCGACAGATCAAAAAGGCGGCGGAAGCGATCTGCAATGCCAAGCGCCCGGTCTTCTATCTGGGTGGCGGCATCATTCACTCCGGCAGTGCCGACCTGGTGCGAGAGTTTGTCGCGGCGACGCAGATTCCGGCTGTCGAAACCCTGATGGCACGCGGCGTTTTGGATCATGACGATCCGCTTCTGCTGGGTATGGTCGGGATGCACGGCAGTTACCAGGCCAATATGGCGATGAGCGAAGCGGACCTGATGATCGCCCTCGGGCCGCGTTTTGACGACCGTGTTACCGGTAAGCTGAGCGAGTTCGGGAAGCATGCGAAGATTATCCATGTCGATATCGACCCGAGCAGTATCGGCAAGCTTGTCGATGTCGACTACCCGATCGTCGGCGACCTCAAAGAGGTACTCGACGTGATGATTCCAAAGGTCAAAGAGTGCGTCGATCCGGACAAGTATCAGGCGTGGCGGGAGATTTTGAAGCGTTACAACGAGATTCATCCGTTGACCTATGAAGACAGCGACAAGGTACTGAAACCACAGTGGGTGATCGAGCGTGTTGGGCAGCTTCTTGGCGACAAAGCGGTCATCTCTACCGATGTCGGCCAGCATCAGATGTGGACGGCACAGTTCTATCCTTTTAGTTTCCCTCGCCAGTTCATCACGAGCGGAGGGCTGGGAACGATGGGATTCGGTTTTCCGGCGGCGATGGGTGTCAAGCGTGCACGACCCGATATGATCAGTGTCAATTTCACGGGCGACGGCTCGATTTTGATGAATATCCAGGAGCTTGTCACGGCGGTTGAGAGCCGTCTGCCGGTCATCAACATTATCCTGAACAACCACTATCTGGGGATGGTGCGCCAGTGGCAAACTTTCTTCTACGACAAGCGTTATGCCGAGACCGATCTCAGTTTCCAGCCCGACTTCGTCCGTCTGGCCGAAGCTTGCGGCGGTATCGGCTACCGCGTCGAAACGAAAGAGGAGTTCGACGAGGCGTTGAAAGATGCGGTAGACAAAGGCGTCGTAGCGATGATCGATGTTATCGTCGATCGTGACGAAAACGTACTTCCGATGGTTCCGAGCGGCGGAACGCTTTACAATATGATGCTGGAATATAAGGATTGA
- a CDS encoding Ppx/GppA phosphatase family protein: MIAIDLGSNTFRAVEMACETLEPVRMYEKIVKTADRLHETGEISDAALERIVSAAEEAKMRLDFSQKVVAVTTEAIRKASNADDVIAAIARRTGISFRVISGEEEAKYTLLAVKSRLEKSGFESDAFVMVDIGGGSTEIVFYQAGKVSIESFPVGIVTVAQAYDSLEAIEAALPALMEPMAEHAARAKASGYHPKRFVPTAGTPTTVAAMKLGMDYATYDPKRINGARLLREELKTQLCRLLALDEKARQMLVGVGREDLIAAGILIFDHLYEILGFDEAVVIDDGLREGVAIAECRQLNIHEIFD, from the coding sequence ATGATCGCGATCGATCTCGGTTCCAATACATTCCGGGCGGTGGAGATGGCGTGTGAGACTCTCGAGCCTGTCAGGATGTACGAAAAGATCGTCAAAACGGCCGATCGGCTTCACGAAACGGGAGAAATTTCAGATGCGGCTCTCGAGAGAATCGTCTCGGCGGCAGAAGAGGCGAAGATGAGACTCGATTTTTCGCAAAAGGTGGTAGCCGTGACGACCGAAGCGATACGCAAAGCCTCCAATGCCGATGATGTCATTGCCGCTATCGCCCGACGCACCGGTATCTCGTTTCGTGTCATTTCGGGCGAAGAGGAGGCGAAATATACGCTTCTCGCCGTCAAAAGCAGACTCGAAAAGAGTGGTTTTGAGAGTGACGCCTTCGTTATGGTCGATATCGGTGGGGGTTCGACGGAGATCGTCTTTTATCAGGCAGGGAAGGTTTCGATCGAGAGTTTTCCCGTCGGTATCGTGACTGTGGCACAGGCATACGACTCTCTCGAAGCGATAGAAGCCGCACTGCCTGCGCTGATGGAACCGATGGCTGAACATGCCGCCCGTGCGAAAGCTTCGGGCTACCACCCGAAACGTTTCGTACCGACCGCAGGTACCCCGACGACGGTCGCTGCGATGAAACTAGGCATGGACTACGCCACCTACGATCCGAAGAGAATCAACGGGGCCAGGCTTCTGCGCGAAGAGTTGAAGACCCAGCTTTGCAGACTGCTCGCTTTGGACGAGAAAGCGCGGCAGATGCTCGTCGGCGTCGGCAGGGAAGATCTGATCGCCGCCGGCATTCTGATTTTCGACCACCTTTACGAAATTCTCGGTTTCGATGAAGCGGTTGTCATCGACGACGGATTGCGCGAGGGCGTCGCGATCGCTGAATGCAGGCAATTAAACATCCACGAAATATTTGATTAA
- a CDS encoding WD40 repeat domain-containing protein: MIIEKRLQFQYPVTAIKALNGHRVAIVDSGNTVRFFSLDPIRLQDGFKTSLPQSEKLLQGADISADGKYVAFTVNKEGVAVFNGMKKQLLYRFKRHEGAVESLKIDDKNNYLATGGQDGKTFLWSLSTGRMVASLPHHADFVTAIDFSPNGQWIATGSFDKRILVTNISSLSQWFRLIGHNSAITVLRFIDRHRLVAADKEGEIVVWDYFESKVLKRLKKMFDGVTSLVTTPDDRFLFAADRSGIVSLYDLNSYELVALRYLHYMKPVRKLCYVEGGNHLVVGLETGEVTFNAPLKESGMMEEAIESADLADAYRLAEENPLLRYSDAYVKLEALWEEAFEEAVRLLEKGEKEAAKKVLEPFAVESSKRLLMQQLINDYGAFERFKTAVLNRKYPLAYSLAAQHPMLKQSRYYAMMEKEWEKIFSMAKKIILQNGGEEKVRELVKPFRGISSKSVLIQALLNEKEIYKLFMKLVAKKDYKAAMELAKRHPAIMELEEYKKIEKLADAIIQKAQMELEAGNYAETARLASRLMEFPGYKELAVKLQEQANLYASAMRYFAEKNYEAIYRMLEQHPCLEETKIVRNLEEAWRKVVERAEVSASKGDAGALKKLFQPFMNFPQKRFKIIALFKQAYIEKIDALARSSDTALEEAINRYIDLFGMDDEMASWLAEHGLKEMFESAVEPKDVGTINPKNLPESIV, translated from the coding sequence ATGATTATTGAAAAACGACTGCAGTTCCAATACCCTGTAACGGCGATCAAAGCACTGAACGGCCATCGTGTGGCGATTGTCGACAGTGGGAACACGGTCCGTTTTTTCAGCCTCGATCCCATTAGATTGCAAGACGGGTTCAAAACTTCGCTTCCCCAGAGTGAGAAGCTCTTGCAGGGGGCTGATATCTCCGCTGACGGAAAATATGTTGCGTTTACCGTCAACAAAGAGGGTGTCGCGGTATTCAATGGAATGAAAAAGCAGCTTCTGTACCGGTTCAAACGCCATGAAGGAGCCGTGGAGAGCCTCAAAATCGATGACAAAAACAACTACCTGGCAACAGGCGGGCAGGATGGCAAAACGTTTCTGTGGAGCCTTTCGACAGGGCGGATGGTAGCGTCGCTCCCCCATCATGCCGACTTCGTTACCGCCATCGATTTCAGTCCTAACGGTCAGTGGATCGCGACGGGGAGCTTTGACAAACGCATACTGGTCACCAATATCTCCTCGCTTTCGCAGTGGTTCAGGCTCATCGGCCACAACAGTGCCATAACGGTGCTGCGATTCATAGACCGGCACCGTCTTGTCGCTGCGGATAAAGAGGGCGAAATCGTCGTATGGGACTATTTCGAATCGAAAGTTCTGAAACGCCTCAAAAAGATGTTCGATGGTGTCACCTCACTTGTCACAACACCTGACGACCGATTCCTTTTCGCCGCAGATAGAAGCGGTATCGTCTCCCTTTACGATCTGAACAGTTACGAGCTGGTGGCATTGCGCTATCTTCACTATATGAAACCGGTTAGAAAACTCTGCTATGTCGAAGGCGGCAACCACCTTGTCGTAGGCCTCGAGACAGGGGAAGTGACTTTCAATGCACCGCTCAAAGAGAGCGGCATGATGGAAGAGGCTATCGAAAGTGCCGATCTTGCCGATGCCTACAGGCTGGCGGAAGAGAATCCGCTTTTGCGTTACAGCGATGCCTACGTCAAGCTCGAAGCTTTGTGGGAGGAAGCATTCGAAGAGGCGGTGCGTCTTTTGGAAAAGGGAGAGAAAGAAGCGGCGAAAAAGGTGCTCGAACCGTTTGCCGTGGAGAGTTCGAAACGGCTTCTCATGCAGCAGCTCATCAACGATTATGGTGCGTTCGAGCGATTCAAAACAGCCGTTCTGAACAGAAAATATCCGCTTGCCTACTCACTGGCGGCACAACACCCGATGCTCAAACAGAGCCGCTATTATGCGATGATGGAGAAAGAGTGGGAAAAGATCTTTTCCATGGCGAAAAAGATCATCCTTCAAAACGGCGGAGAGGAGAAGGTTCGTGAACTCGTCAAGCCTTTTCGCGGCATTTCCAGTAAAAGTGTGCTGATTCAGGCCCTTTTGAATGAAAAAGAGATTTATAAACTCTTTATGAAGCTTGTCGCGAAAAAAGATTACAAGGCCGCAATGGAACTCGCAAAACGTCATCCTGCCATCATGGAGCTTGAAGAGTACAAGAAGATCGAGAAGCTTGCCGATGCGATTATCCAAAAGGCCCAGATGGAACTCGAAGCGGGAAACTATGCCGAAACGGCGCGTCTTGCTTCGAGACTAATGGAGTTTCCAGGTTACAAGGAACTCGCCGTCAAGCTGCAGGAGCAGGCCAATCTCTATGCATCCGCCATGCGTTATTTTGCGGAGAAGAATTATGAAGCGATCTACCGCATGCTGGAGCAGCACCCTTGTCTGGAGGAGACGAAGATCGTCAGAAATCTAGAAGAGGCATGGCGGAAAGTGGTCGAGCGTGCCGAAGTAAGTGCCTCTAAAGGGGATGCAGGTGCATTGAAAAAGCTTTTTCAGCCTTTTATGAATTTCCCTCAGAAACGCTTCAAAATCATCGCGCTTTTCAAACAGGCGTACATCGAGAAAATCGACGCATTGGCGCGCTCTTCCGATACCGCACTCGAGGAAGCAATCAACCGATATATCGACCTGTTCGGAATGGATGATGAAATGGCATCGTGGCTGGCGGAACATGGCCTCAAAGAGATGTTCGAGAGTGCTGTGGAACCGAAGGACGTCGGTACGATCAACCCGAAAAACCTGCCTGAAAGTATCGTATGA
- the ilvA gene encoding threonine ammonia-lyase has product MIRLEDIKAAHERVLKVAVKTPFSYAPKLSEASGYEVYLKKENLQTTGSFKIRGAFNKIASLGDEERKKGVVAASAGNHAQGVALAAKQFGIPATIVMPETTPLTKVDGVKSYGAEVVLSGSNYDEAYAYAVKFAKEKGRVFVHPFADEQVIAGQGTIALEIFDKCERPDAILVPVGGGGLISGIAVAVKAISPATKVIGVAAAGAPAMKLSFDAKKPIDTTSVRTIADGIAVRDTSPTTLEYILRYVDDMLLVDDEEIANAILYLLEKQKLVVEGAGAVGVAALIHDKLGLPKGAKVVSILSGGNIDVTMLSVIIEKGLLKSYRKMKLVVTLVDKPGSLMHLTEILKDAQANIVHIGYDRTSLDLKFGDAYVSIGLETKGKTHQEEIKKALLEHGFRFEEEH; this is encoded by the coding sequence ATGATTCGGCTCGAGGATATCAAGGCGGCACACGAACGCGTGCTCAAAGTCGCCGTAAAGACACCCTTTTCCTATGCTCCGAAACTCTCCGAAGCGAGTGGTTACGAAGTCTATCTCAAAAAAGAGAATCTTCAGACGACCGGCTCGTTCAAGATTCGCGGAGCTTTCAACAAAATCGCCTCTTTGGGCGATGAAGAGCGCAAGAAAGGGGTGGTGGCCGCGAGTGCCGGCAACCATGCACAAGGTGTTGCGCTGGCGGCGAAACAGTTCGGTATTCCCGCCACGATCGTGATGCCCGAAACGACGCCGTTGACGAAAGTGGACGGCGTCAAATCGTACGGTGCCGAAGTGGTGCTTTCGGGGAGCAATTACGACGAAGCCTATGCCTATGCGGTGAAGTTCGCGAAAGAGAAGGGGCGCGTATTCGTGCATCCTTTCGCCGATGAACAGGTGATTGCGGGTCAGGGGACGATCGCTTTGGAGATTTTCGACAAGTGCGAAAGGCCCGATGCCATTCTGGTCCCCGTCGGCGGCGGCGGGCTTATCAGCGGAATCGCGGTGGCGGTCAAGGCGATTTCGCCCGCGACAAAGGTGATTGGCGTGGCAGCTGCGGGTGCCCCTGCGATGAAACTCTCGTTCGATGCCAAAAAGCCGATCGATACGACAAGCGTCCGGACCATCGCCGACGGAATCGCCGTACGCGATACGTCGCCGACGACGCTGGAATATATCCTCCGTTATGTCGACGATATGCTGCTTGTCGACGACGAGGAGATCGCCAACGCCATTTTGTACCTCCTCGAAAAGCAGAAGCTCGTCGTCGAAGGGGCCGGTGCTGTCGGGGTCGCTGCTCTCATTCACGACAAACTCGGTCTGCCTAAAGGTGCCAAGGTCGTCTCGATTCTCAGCGGCGGCAATATCGATGTCACGATGCTTTCGGTCATTATCGAAAAAGGGCTCTTGAAATCTTACAGAAAGATGAAACTTGTCGTCACGCTCGTGGACAAGCCGGGCAGCCTGATGCATCTGACCGAAATTTTGAAAGATGCTCAGGCGAATATTGTCCACATCGGGTATGACCGCACTTCGCTCGACCTGAAATTCGGTGACGCCTATGTCTCGATAGGGCTCGAGACCAAAGGCAAAACGCATCAGGAAGAGATCAAAAAAGCGCTTCTCGAACACGGTTTCCGATTTGAAGAGGAACATTAA
- a CDS encoding CoA-binding protein, whose protein sequence is MECEFPTINANPDEIREIFTEVKTIAVIGLSPDPLKDSHRVAKYLQSVGYKIIPVYPKEDEILGEKVYRSLAEIPGNVDMVDIFRKPAAVAPIVEACKRRGDVKVVWLQAGIVNNEAAEAAKKAGMKVVQSRCAMVDHRNFA, encoded by the coding sequence ATGGAGTGCGAATTTCCAACCATCAATGCAAATCCCGATGAGATTAGAGAGATTTTTACGGAAGTTAAAACGATCGCCGTGATCGGCCTTTCTCCCGATCCTTTGAAAGACAGCCACCGCGTGGCCAAATATCTGCAGAGTGTGGGTTACAAAATCATTCCTGTCTACCCGAAAGAGGATGAAATTCTGGGAGAGAAGGTCTACCGTTCGTTGGCGGAGATTCCAGGAAACGTCGATATGGTCGACATCTTCAGAAAACCGGCGGCGGTCGCTCCTATCGTCGAGGCGTGCAAACGTCGCGGAGATGTGAAGGTGGTCTGGCTGCAAGCCGGCATCGTCAACAACGAAGCGGCCGAAGCGGCCAAAAAAGCGGGTATGAAAGTGGTGCAGAGCCGCTGTGCGATGGTCGATCACAGAAACTTCGCATGA
- a CDS encoding archaemetzincin family Zn-dependent metalloprotease — MRACSILLVPFFEGERFYAEALRRKLTEIFSLESFWSSPEPLSLESYDMNRAQYRAFDLLRTACLRKENPMQIVLGITEADIYEDRLNFVFGLASAFYHCAVISTARLSNRFYDMAEDKRLLFRRIVTESVHEIGHTLGLEHCPDPHCVMHFSNSLADTDNKGYRFCPNCRRKVDISLASCHTES, encoded by the coding sequence ATGCGTGCTTGCTCGATTCTGCTTGTCCCGTTTTTCGAAGGAGAACGGTTTTATGCGGAAGCATTGAGACGGAAACTGACCGAGATCTTTTCCCTGGAGAGTTTCTGGTCTTCACCCGAGCCGCTTTCTTTGGAAAGTTACGACATGAATAGAGCGCAATATCGGGCCTTCGACCTTCTTCGTACGGCGTGTCTGCGAAAAGAGAACCCGATGCAGATCGTTCTTGGAATAACCGAAGCGGATATCTACGAAGACCGACTCAATTTCGTTTTCGGTCTTGCATCGGCTTTTTACCACTGTGCTGTCATCTCGACCGCAAGGCTTTCCAATCGTTTTTACGATATGGCGGAAGATAAACGGCTACTGTTCCGCCGAATCGTCACCGAATCGGTTCACGAAATCGGCCATACACTCGGGCTCGAACACTGTCCCGATCCGCACTGTGTCATGCACTTTTCCAACTCGCTCGCCGATACCGACAACAAAGGGTACCGCTTTTGCCCAAACTGTCGCCGGAAAGTCGATATCTCGCTCGCATCCTGTCACACTGAAAGCTAA